Proteins encoded within one genomic window of Stigmatopora argus isolate UIUO_Sarg chromosome 21, RoL_Sarg_1.0, whole genome shotgun sequence:
- the LOC144067221 gene encoding coagulation factor XI-like isoform X2 produces the protein MEVYFILLSFLTLTSLSSSQECKRDLLQNVDFPGSDIKFEYSPDVQHCQQLCTQFPSCLFFTFVRPDWTKDQRHFYCYLKSTSSGQPNRQTPLPGVTSGYSLKPCSPDLQPCRPHVYQNVDFYGADYRTLFTADYQECQRICSKDPFCQFFTFLQPDFTPEKYRYKCHLKFSWALPRTLNVNRKNGVVSGFSHSAQFSEYSDTECSTKLFPNAEIVGGAFMTQSSGTPEQCLAMCSAHPQCTSFSFQSDLKCLLKENRNDLEFRSKTGVTSGIATHHCQQDTNWAKTPLEGVDFQGSDIRSELMDDAETCQKTCTIDQHCQFYTYVNQNFESASYRHKCYLKRTTIIPAPPKVAKLANVISGFTMRDCI, from the exons ATGGAGGTGTATTTCATCCTATTAAGTTTCCTTACCCTGACTAGTCTCTCCTCAAGCCAAG AATGTAAGCGGGATTTGTTGCAGAATGTTGACTTCCCAGGATCGGATATCAAATTTGAATACTCTCCTGACGTGCAACACTGTCAGCAATTGTGCACACAGTTCCCGTCGTGTCTCTTCTTTACATTTGTACGGCCTGACTGGACTAAGGATCAAAG GCATTTTTACTGCTACCTCAAGTCTACGTCTTCGGGACAACCCAATCGCCAGACCCCTCTCCCTGGCGTCACCTCTGGATATTCCCTCAAACCTTGCAGCCCCGACCTAC AACCTTGTCGGCCCCACGTGTACCAAAATGTGGACTTTTACGGAGCTGACTATCGGACCCTGTTCACAGCAGACTACCAGGAGTGTCAGCGAATCTGCTCGAAAGACCCATTTTGCCAGTTTTTCACATTTCTCCAGCCTGATTTCACGCCTGAGAAGTACAG GTATAAATGCCACCTGAAATTCAGCTGGGCTTTGCCAAGGACCTTGAATGTCAACCGGAAAAATGGCGTGGTTTCTGGCTTCTCGCACAGTGCTCAGTTCAGTGAGTACTCTGACACAG AGTGCTCGACCAAGCTTTTTCCAAATGCTGAAATCGTGGGAGGGGCCTTCATGACACAATCTTCTGGCACGCCAGAGCAATGTTTGGCAATGTGTTCCGCTCATCCACAATGTACCTCCTTCTCCTTCCAGAG TGACTTGAAATGTCTCCTGAAAGAGAACCGAAATGACCTGGAGTTCAGGTCTAAAACTGGTGTCACTTCTGGGATAGCAACACACCATTGTCAACAAGATACTA ACTGGGCAAAGACACCTCTGGAGGGAGTTGATTTCCAAGGTTCGGACATTCGCTCCGAACTGATGGATGATGCCGAGACGTGCCAAAAGACGTGTACTATTGATCAACATTGTCAGTTCTACACTTATGTCAATCAGAACTTTGAGAGTGCTTCTTACCG GCACAAATGCTACCTCAAGCGCACCACCATCATCCCAGCTCCTCCCAAAGTTGCCAAATTGGCCAATGTGATATCTGGGTTCACTATGAGGGACTGCATTTAA
- the LOC144067221 gene encoding coagulation factor XI-like isoform X1, whose translation MEVYFILLSFLTLTSLSSSQECKRDLLQNVDFPGSDIKFEYSPDVQHCQQLCTQFPSCLFFTFVRPDWTKDQRHFYCYLKSTSSGQPNRQTPLPGVTSGYSLKPCSPDLQPCRPHVYQNVDFYGADYRTLFTADYQECQRICSKDPFCQFFTFLQPDFTPEKYRYKCHLKFSWALPRTLNVNRKNGVVSGFSHSAQFSEYSDTECSTKLFPNAEIVGGAFMTQSSGTPEQCLAMCSAHPQCTSFSFQSSDLKCLLKENRNDLEFRSKTGVTSGIATHHCQQDTNWAKTPLEGVDFQGSDIRSELMDDAETCQKTCTIDQHCQFYTYVNQNFESASYRHKCYLKRTTIIPAPPKVAKLANVISGFTMRDCI comes from the exons ATGGAGGTGTATTTCATCCTATTAAGTTTCCTTACCCTGACTAGTCTCTCCTCAAGCCAAG AATGTAAGCGGGATTTGTTGCAGAATGTTGACTTCCCAGGATCGGATATCAAATTTGAATACTCTCCTGACGTGCAACACTGTCAGCAATTGTGCACACAGTTCCCGTCGTGTCTCTTCTTTACATTTGTACGGCCTGACTGGACTAAGGATCAAAG GCATTTTTACTGCTACCTCAAGTCTACGTCTTCGGGACAACCCAATCGCCAGACCCCTCTCCCTGGCGTCACCTCTGGATATTCCCTCAAACCTTGCAGCCCCGACCTAC AACCTTGTCGGCCCCACGTGTACCAAAATGTGGACTTTTACGGAGCTGACTATCGGACCCTGTTCACAGCAGACTACCAGGAGTGTCAGCGAATCTGCTCGAAAGACCCATTTTGCCAGTTTTTCACATTTCTCCAGCCTGATTTCACGCCTGAGAAGTACAG GTATAAATGCCACCTGAAATTCAGCTGGGCTTTGCCAAGGACCTTGAATGTCAACCGGAAAAATGGCGTGGTTTCTGGCTTCTCGCACAGTGCTCAGTTCAGTGAGTACTCTGACACAG AGTGCTCGACCAAGCTTTTTCCAAATGCTGAAATCGTGGGAGGGGCCTTCATGACACAATCTTCTGGCACGCCAGAGCAATGTTTGGCAATGTGTTCCGCTCATCCACAATGTACCTCCTTCTCCTTCCAGAG CAGTGACTTGAAATGTCTCCTGAAAGAGAACCGAAATGACCTGGAGTTCAGGTCTAAAACTGGTGTCACTTCTGGGATAGCAACACACCATTGTCAACAAGATACTA ACTGGGCAAAGACACCTCTGGAGGGAGTTGATTTCCAAGGTTCGGACATTCGCTCCGAACTGATGGATGATGCCGAGACGTGCCAAAAGACGTGTACTATTGATCAACATTGTCAGTTCTACACTTATGTCAATCAGAACTTTGAGAGTGCTTCTTACCG GCACAAATGCTACCTCAAGCGCACCACCATCATCCCAGCTCCTCCCAAAGTTGCCAAATTGGCCAATGTGATATCTGGGTTCACTATGAGGGACTGCATTTAA
- the LOC144067223 gene encoding coagulation factor XI-like isoform X1, translated as MEVYFILLSFLTLTSLSSSQECKRELLQNVDFQGSDIKFEYSPDVQHCQHLCTQYPSCLFFTFLRPDWTKDQRYFYCYLKYTASGQPNSQTLLLGVTSGYSLKPCSPDLQPCLARVYQNVDFPGADYRFVFTADYQECQRICSKDPFCQFFTFIQPVFTPKVIRYKCHLKFSWALPRTLNVNWKNGVVSGFSDSAQFSPYSDTVCSTKLFPNAEIVERTFMTQSSGTPEQCLAICSAHPQCFSFSFQSSDLKCHLKENQNDLEFNAKYGVTSGIATHYCQQDTNWTKTPLEGIDFYGSDIRFELMDDAETCQKTCTLDQHCQFYTYLNQNFGIASYRRQCYLKRTTIMPAPNKVAKLANVISGFTMRNCI; from the exons ATGGAGGTGTATTTCATCCTATTAAGTTTCCTTACCCTGACTAGTCTCTCCTCAAGCCAAG AATGTAAACGGGAGTTGTTGCAGAATGTTGACTTCCAAGGATCGGACATCAAATTTGAGTACTCTCCTGACGTGCAACACTGTCAGCATTTGTGCACACAGTACCCATCGTGTCTCTTCTTTACATTTTTACGGCCTGACTGGACTAAGGAtcaaag GTATTTCTACTGCTACCTCAAGTATACGGCTTCGGGACAACCCAATAGCCAGACCCTTCTGCTTGGCGTCACCTCTGGATATTCCCTCAAACCCTGCAGCCCTGACCTAC AACCTTGTCTGGCCCGCGTGTACCAAAATGTGGACTTTCCCGGAGCGGACTATCGGTTCGTGTTCACAGCAGACTACCAGGAGTGTCAGCGAATCTGCTCTAAAGACCCCTTTTGCCAGTTTTTCACATTTATTCAGCCTGTTTTCACGCCTAAGGTTATCAG gtATAAATGCCACCTGAAATTCAGCTGGGCTTTGCCAAGGACCTTGAATGTCAACTGGAAAAATGGCGTGGTTTCTGGCTTCTCGGACAGTGCTCAGTTCAGTCCGTACTCTGACACAG TATGCTCGACCAAGCTTTTTCCAAACGCTGAAATCGTGGAAAGGACCTTCATGACACAATCTTCTGGCACGCCAGAGCAATGTTTGGCAATCTGTTCCGCTCATCCACAAtgtttctccttctccttccagAG CAGTGACTTGAAATGTCACCTGAAAGAGAACCAAAATGACCTGGAGTTCAACGCCAAATATGGTGTCACTTCTGGGATAGCGACGCACTATTGTCAACAAGATACTA ACTGGACAAAGACACCTCTGGAGGGAATCGATTTCTATGGTTCGGACATTCGCTTCGAACTGATGGATGACGCCGAGACGTGCCAAAAGACGTGTACTCTTGATCAACATTGTCAGTTCTACACTTATCTCAATCAGAACTTTGGGATTGCTTCTTACCG GCGCCAATGCTACCTCAAGCGCACCACCATCATGCCGGCTCCTAACAAAGTTGCCAAATTGGCCAATGTGATATCTGGGTTCACTATGAGGAACTGCATTTAA
- the LOC144067223 gene encoding coagulation factor XI-like isoform X2, producing MEVYFILLSFLTLTSLSSSQECKRELLQNVDFQGSDIKFEYSPDVQHCQHLCTQYPSCLFFTFLRPDWTKDQRYFYCYLKYTASGQPNSQTLLLGVTSGYSLKPCSPDLQPCLARVYQNVDFPGADYRFVFTADYQECQRICSKDPFCQFFTFIQPVFTPKVIRYKCHLKFSWALPRTLNVNWKNGVVSGFSDSAQFSPYSDTVCSTKLFPNAEIVERTFMTQSSGTPEQCLAICSAHPQCFSFSFQSDLKCHLKENQNDLEFNAKYGVTSGIATHYCQQDTNWTKTPLEGIDFYGSDIRFELMDDAETCQKTCTLDQHCQFYTYLNQNFGIASYRRQCYLKRTTIMPAPNKVAKLANVISGFTMRNCI from the exons ATGGAGGTGTATTTCATCCTATTAAGTTTCCTTACCCTGACTAGTCTCTCCTCAAGCCAAG AATGTAAACGGGAGTTGTTGCAGAATGTTGACTTCCAAGGATCGGACATCAAATTTGAGTACTCTCCTGACGTGCAACACTGTCAGCATTTGTGCACACAGTACCCATCGTGTCTCTTCTTTACATTTTTACGGCCTGACTGGACTAAGGAtcaaag GTATTTCTACTGCTACCTCAAGTATACGGCTTCGGGACAACCCAATAGCCAGACCCTTCTGCTTGGCGTCACCTCTGGATATTCCCTCAAACCCTGCAGCCCTGACCTAC AACCTTGTCTGGCCCGCGTGTACCAAAATGTGGACTTTCCCGGAGCGGACTATCGGTTCGTGTTCACAGCAGACTACCAGGAGTGTCAGCGAATCTGCTCTAAAGACCCCTTTTGCCAGTTTTTCACATTTATTCAGCCTGTTTTCACGCCTAAGGTTATCAG gtATAAATGCCACCTGAAATTCAGCTGGGCTTTGCCAAGGACCTTGAATGTCAACTGGAAAAATGGCGTGGTTTCTGGCTTCTCGGACAGTGCTCAGTTCAGTCCGTACTCTGACACAG TATGCTCGACCAAGCTTTTTCCAAACGCTGAAATCGTGGAAAGGACCTTCATGACACAATCTTCTGGCACGCCAGAGCAATGTTTGGCAATCTGTTCCGCTCATCCACAAtgtttctccttctccttccagAG TGACTTGAAATGTCACCTGAAAGAGAACCAAAATGACCTGGAGTTCAACGCCAAATATGGTGTCACTTCTGGGATAGCGACGCACTATTGTCAACAAGATACTA ACTGGACAAAGACACCTCTGGAGGGAATCGATTTCTATGGTTCGGACATTCGCTTCGAACTGATGGATGACGCCGAGACGTGCCAAAAGACGTGTACTCTTGATCAACATTGTCAGTTCTACACTTATCTCAATCAGAACTTTGGGATTGCTTCTTACCG GCGCCAATGCTACCTCAAGCGCACCACCATCATGCCGGCTCCTAACAAAGTTGCCAAATTGGCCAATGTGATATCTGGGTTCACTATGAGGAACTGCATTTAA
- the LOC144067223 gene encoding coagulation factor XI-like isoform X3 encodes MLTSKDRTSNLSTLLTCNTVSICAHSTHRVSSLHFYGLTGLRIKDCILMDGDGVYFRGRYFYCYLKYTASGQPNSQTLLLGVTSGYSLKPCSPDLQPCLARVYQNVDFPGADYRFVFTADYQECQRICSKDPFCQFFTFIQPVFTPKVIRYKCHLKFSWALPRTLNVNWKNGVVSGFSDSAQFSPYSDTVCSTKLFPNAEIVERTFMTQSSGTPEQCLAICSAHPQCFSFSFQSSDLKCHLKENQNDLEFNAKYGVTSGIATHYCQQDTNWTKTPLEGIDFYGSDIRFELMDDAETCQKTCTLDQHCQFYTYLNQNFGIASYRRQCYLKRTTIMPAPNKVAKLANVISGFTMRNCI; translated from the exons ATGTTGACTTCCAAGGATCGGACATCAAATTTGAGTACTCTCCTGACGTGCAACACTGTCAGCATTTGTGCACACAGTACCCATCGTGTCTCTTCTTTACATTTTTACGGCCTGACTGGACTAAGGAtcaaag ACTGCATTTTAATGGATGGTGATGGCGTTTATTTCCGGGGCAGGTATTTCTACTGCTACCTCAAGTATACGGCTTCGGGACAACCCAATAGCCAGACCCTTCTGCTTGGCGTCACCTCTGGATATTCCCTCAAACCCTGCAGCCCTGACCTAC AACCTTGTCTGGCCCGCGTGTACCAAAATGTGGACTTTCCCGGAGCGGACTATCGGTTCGTGTTCACAGCAGACTACCAGGAGTGTCAGCGAATCTGCTCTAAAGACCCCTTTTGCCAGTTTTTCACATTTATTCAGCCTGTTTTCACGCCTAAGGTTATCAG gtATAAATGCCACCTGAAATTCAGCTGGGCTTTGCCAAGGACCTTGAATGTCAACTGGAAAAATGGCGTGGTTTCTGGCTTCTCGGACAGTGCTCAGTTCAGTCCGTACTCTGACACAG TATGCTCGACCAAGCTTTTTCCAAACGCTGAAATCGTGGAAAGGACCTTCATGACACAATCTTCTGGCACGCCAGAGCAATGTTTGGCAATCTGTTCCGCTCATCCACAAtgtttctccttctccttccagAG CAGTGACTTGAAATGTCACCTGAAAGAGAACCAAAATGACCTGGAGTTCAACGCCAAATATGGTGTCACTTCTGGGATAGCGACGCACTATTGTCAACAAGATACTA ACTGGACAAAGACACCTCTGGAGGGAATCGATTTCTATGGTTCGGACATTCGCTTCGAACTGATGGATGACGCCGAGACGTGCCAAAAGACGTGTACTCTTGATCAACATTGTCAGTTCTACACTTATCTCAATCAGAACTTTGGGATTGCTTCTTACCG GCGCCAATGCTACCTCAAGCGCACCACCATCATGCCGGCTCCTAACAAAGTTGCCAAATTGGCCAATGTGATATCTGGGTTCACTATGAGGAACTGCATTTAA